From the Flavimarina sp. Hel_I_48 genome, one window contains:
- the pepE gene encoding dipeptidase PepE yields the protein MKKIILASTSTLYGEEYLKYLLPAINTHFEKVERLVFIPYARPGGLSHDLYTERVQEVFNELDIEVNGLHQFDDPIAALEGAQAIFAGGGNTFLLVNELCKRNLMPVLRNVLFNGTPYLGTSAGSNICGITMQTTNDMPIVYPPSFKTIGAVPFNINAHYIDPDFDGTHMGETRETRIKEYHKFNSPPVVGLREGSWLTVTGDTIILNGQHEARIFTQHAKPYELASGETLVF from the coding sequence ATGAAAAAAATAATACTCGCCAGTACCTCTACCCTTTACGGGGAAGAGTATCTAAAATACTTATTGCCTGCCATTAATACTCACTTTGAAAAGGTAGAACGCCTGGTCTTTATACCTTACGCCCGTCCCGGAGGCCTTTCTCACGATCTGTACACAGAACGGGTGCAGGAGGTTTTCAACGAACTGGATATTGAAGTGAATGGCTTACATCAGTTTGATGATCCCATTGCAGCATTAGAGGGGGCGCAGGCTATATTTGCCGGTGGCGGAAATACATTTTTACTGGTAAATGAACTTTGTAAAAGAAATCTAATGCCAGTGTTACGCAATGTTCTCTTCAATGGTACTCCTTATCTAGGAACAAGTGCCGGAAGTAATATTTGCGGTATTACCATGCAAACTACTAATGACATGCCCATTGTCTACCCACCAAGTTTTAAAACCATTGGTGCAGTCCCCTTTAATATCAACGCTCATTATATAGACCCAGATTTTGACGGTACGCATATGGGGGAAACCCGGGAAACCCGTATAAAAGAATACCATAAATTTAATAGTCCACCAGTAGTGGGATTGCGTGAAGGTAGCTGGTTGACCGTTACTGGTGATACCATTATATTAAACGGTCAGCATGAAGCAAGGATATTTACCCAGCATGCTAAACCTTACGAATTGGCTAGTGGGGAGACACTTGTTTTTTAA
- a CDS encoding GNAT family N-acetyltransferase codes for MTALKIKRLFKEDINIFLPLVHELMGNTIENELLIKRFESMFEQNYECQGIFIERTLVGVFGLWFATRHYCGKTCEPDHVYIIPEYRRKGLGKDVFEWIFDYAREKGCETSELNSYVQNYPSHKFYLNEGYEIWAHHFLKKL; via the coding sequence ATGACCGCTTTAAAAATCAAGCGACTATTTAAAGAAGATATTAACATCTTTTTGCCACTCGTTCATGAACTCATGGGCAATACTATAGAAAATGAGCTACTCATAAAAAGGTTTGAAAGTATGTTTGAGCAGAATTATGAATGCCAGGGTATTTTTATAGAGCGTACGTTAGTAGGTGTTTTTGGACTATGGTTTGCTACCCGTCATTATTGTGGCAAAACCTGTGAGCCAGACCATGTGTATATCATACCGGAATATAGGAGAAAAGGTCTGGGAAAAGATGTCTTTGAGTGGATCTTTGATTACGCACGCGAGAAAGGCTGTGAGACTTCAGAACTCAACAGTTATGTACAGAATTACCCTAGTCACAAATTCTATCTAAATGAAGGCTATGAGATCTGGGCACATCATTTTCTAAAAAAATTATAA
- a CDS encoding GNAT family N-acetyltransferase: MNQSIKHNENDSRGVFLIESDNGIISELTYSKDRNGIMTIDHTETKRGEEGKGYAGKLVEHAVAYARKMEYKIDPLCPFAEVKFDEHPEYQDVRS, from the coding sequence ATGAATCAATCCATAAAACATAACGAGAATGATAGCCGCGGCGTCTTTTTAATAGAAAGCGATAATGGGATTATATCAGAACTTACCTACTCAAAAGACCGCAATGGGATCATGACCATTGACCATACGGAAACAAAACGTGGTGAAGAAGGAAAAGGGTATGCAGGTAAACTTGTGGAACATGCAGTGGCATACGCACGTAAAATGGAGTATAAGATTGATCCCTTATGTCCGTTTGCTGAGGTGAAATTTGATGAGCATCCCGAATATCAGGATGTACGTTCCTGA